AGACGGAcaccactcctgagaaaaagcaCATCACCAACTGGCGTTTTCAAAAAGGCATTTAAAGACAGATAAGGCAAAAGTTtgtagtctgatgaaacaaatatagcactttgcattcaggccaaatagttatgTCTAGAGAAAACCAGGCTCAGCTTATCacccctaccgtgaagcatggtggcgacatcatcatgctatggggatgcttttcagtagcagggactgggagactgataaggatagagggaacaatgaatagAGCCAAATACGAGCAAATCTTGGATGAGAACCCGCTTTAGAGTGCAAacaaccttagactggggcgaagatttgCGTTCCAACAGGCCAATGACCAAAAGCAATGAtagaatggcttcagaacaagaatatgaaagtccttgagtgacccagccaaagCTCAGACTTGAATcgcattgaaaatctgtggaaagacttgattGCTCTTCACCGCCACTtcccatctaacttaacagaccctgagaaaatctgcaagaaagaatgggagaaaaaaaaaataatccagGTGTGCAAGGCTTAtggacatacccaagacaactcaaagctgtaattgccGTCCAAGGTGATTCGACAaactattgactcaggggtgtgaatacttattttaataagatatttctgcatttcattttcaataaattagcaacgTGTTTTCACTGTCATCACGTGGTGTTGCGTGTAGATGGATTATCAATAAACTTAATCCATTttgtattcaggctgtaacaacaaaatgtggaataagccaaAGTGTATGAacactttgtgaaggcactgtgagAGTTGGGAGGAGCTGAATTAGCTAGTCCCTTTCAATTCAGCCACCGCCACCCCCCCCCCATAAGTAAATCAAGCTTTAATTATAATGTTAGTCAGAGGAGATGGAGATTCAGTCATTGAGGTAGTCCACAAATTAAGATTCAGCTATGTGCTTgtaaccatcatcatctccaTATTATGGTATGCACCCAAGATCTGGTTCAGGCCACCGAAAATAGTGCATCTGTAAATGAATGTGGAACAAGAATTACCTGAGTATGGATTGTTGGCTAGCCCATCTCTGCCAGGCATTGTTGCGGTTGTACCAGGGAATGCAACTCCATAGTAGTCCTACAGGGAAATAGACACCAGGAGAAGCCAAACAGATTCAACAGTCATTGAGGTAGTCCACATATTAGGATTCAGCCATGTGCTTGTAACCATCTCCATGTTATGACAGGGACACAGATATGCAATATTAATCattaacatttatttttgtttggGTCATCTAAACCAGAGACCGTGCAAGAGTCCGTCTGGGCAAACAAATGTGTGCTGCATTGCTCTTCATCGGCGTAATACATGTGTGAAAAGTTACTCACCATAGGCAGACGAGACTGCAGCATCTGTAGGTCCTCATATCCATAGATCTGCTTTAGAGAGGTACAATGACCAAATGAAACAGGTCAACTAAAATAATCCACATATTCAACCAAGAACCGAAAGGTATTAaagggaagagagcgagagaaagggtgCGATGGCAGGCCAGTGAGAGAAAGACTTGGGGAAAACAAGACTGGTAAAGAGAAATGGATGGGAATTCATGGAAACAAAGAACGAGCATGCAAGAGAAAAAGAGGTTTAGCGTCGTTACCGGGTATGCAGGGAGCAGGCCTCCAGGGCCCATAATGTACTGATTAGCCAGCAGAGGGGGCAGTCCTTGGGCCAAGTTAGGGGGGGCTTTGCCTGTGGAacaagaatgagagaggggggagccaAAATTACCAAGGTCTACAGTCAAATAATAGACAGCAGAGAGTAGGACCGTTAAGTGACTAAAAAAACCTGTGTGTGACAGCATGGTTCTCCTGAGCTCACCAGAGGTGGTGTTCAGCAGGGGTTGGGGTTGGGCAGTGCGTCCGGCAGCTGAGAGGGTGGTGTTGCCATTGGTGGATAGACCAGGTGCTCCGGGGACATGCATCATGCCATTGGAGCTGCTAACCGCAGCATTGATGGAAGGTCCAGATGAGGAAGAGAAGGCGTGGAGACTACTGCTCTCCTCGCTGGTCATCTGTAGGGCGGCGGGAGGGAGAGTTGGACAGACAGCAGTTACATTTTTTGGTAGCATTTTTACTCTTCACATTTTCAGAGCTTATTTTAGATAAGTTTTGGACGTGATTTACATTAACCCCAGAAGAAGACACCGTGCTGACCGTAAGGGAGGAGCTAGTGGAGAGGGCAGATCCTGACGAGTATGTACTGGTCACATGACTGGGGAAACCGTGGCAGAGAAAACAGGTAACGTTACCAAATCATCCGATGAGTCTTAAAGTTTAAACCAACTCATTACAACAAGGACTTTATTATTTTGTCAGTCAATAGAGTAGATGGGAGATTCAGTCATTGAGGTAGTCCACATATTAAGATTCATCTATGTGCTTgtaaccatcatcatctccaTTATAAGAATTACTGGGGGGAGGGGAGTGATGGGCTTACCTGCTGACAGATGGTAGAGGGGCAGAGTAGGAAGGTGTGGGGGCTGGGGAGGGAACATGGTGGACGGGGCCACTGTCACTGCTCATGGGAGGTGATTGTGGCTTAGGGGTTCGAGAAACCAACGACATCGctgaaagagaagaaacagataAGCAAGCATGCTGGACTTCACCATGAAATAACACTTTCGGCAATCACAAATTCTCCTGAGTACTTACAGTCCTCAGGGCCCTGTGTCCTCACGCCACCATAGCCATTCTGTGAAAGACATTGACATTCTCAGTCGGCCATCTTGATTTCACTATACAGTGCTGATAAAGTAGAGCTCCAGTAATCTTAAATAATGCCTGAGGGTCTTAAGTGTCCATTGACCATAGGAGATTCAGTCATTGAGGTATTCCACATAGTAAGAGTCAGATATGTGCTTGTAACCATCATCTCCATATCTATGAGAGACAGGAGGAGTAGTCTTAAATCGAAAGAGTGTCTGACCACACCTGACAAATCCAGTGTTGGTGACTCACAGTGAGAGGGGCGGCGGGGGCGTCTTTGCTCTGGGGGTAGCCCAGGTGGGGGGGCATGCGCTGCACGGGGCCGTTGTCCACTCTGCTAGctgaggaggtggagggtggggcGGCGCTGGGGAGACCCAGGGAGGGGGATGGTGTGGCACTGGGCAAACCCAGAGACGGGAAACTGGGGTCTGATATCGACGGAGGCATGGATGACAAGCTGCCAAGGGGCTCACTGCAACAACAACGTAAAGGGACGAGTTAGTGTAAAGCAAGTTCACCGTGGCCTCTACCCCTATACAACACAGTTATACTAAGAAAATGCAGTAAATAAACACCTGACTGGTCCAGGTTTGGAAAACAAGCTGCTTTGGGGCTGGGGTACAGCTGTGGGGGCCAGATCCCTGGCAGGCTCAGCCTGGTGGCCCATGTCAATCACACTGGGCTCCGAGTCAAAGTCCAGGGCCCCAAATTGCACGTTAAGACCAGACACATCTGCTGAGCCTGGCATCTCCACCGCAGATGAGGGGATCTGAGGAGACCAAGCAAGAGGGATTAGgaaagaggatgagagggacAAACTATTAACAAAGTTTAATACATAAatcacactcagtcacacactctAAGACATTTCAGACCGAATGTGTGCAAAGTTGCACTTACCTACAGTACTTTTAGATATGTTTAcaaatggttgaaaaacaaacaCTCATTGTTATGTACCCTCTGAGTGAGCAGGCAACCTCTACTTCCACACGTTTCCTAACCTTTGAGGGAGGAGGTACTCTGCGTCTCTGGGTCTTGATCTGCCTCTGTGGGGGTTCAGCCATGGGAGCCTGATGGTCCAGGGAGGGTCCGTCTCTGGGAGGCGGGGGCCCGGCATCGTAGTGGCCTGGGGGAGTAGGTACCTGGGGGGGAAGAGACAGAGGCTCTGCCTGGGGCAGGGAGCTATGCTGGGCCTGCTGCTGCCGCTGGGCCAGCTGGCTGAGGACAGAGGACGGCTCCGGCTGCATCTTTAGATCCActggagaagacagagagaagagttAATGGTGGCATTAGCAGTCCAGTAAATACAGATCTGACTCCTCAAATCTGCATGTACCATGAGTCTGCTGCCCCCCCAAAACTGTCACCATATACTTGACTTTTGGGGGGGATAGAATGAGAAGTTGAACagagtgataatgtattggggaAAAAATGCAATGAGGATGGAAGGAGATTCAGTCATTGAGGTAGTCCACACATTAAGATTCAGCTATGTGCTTGTAACCATCATTATCTCCTCCTATTCAACAAGTCGATACAGACAAACAATGACATGTACCCACACCTCACTTGAAACTTTTCCATATGATAGCACCCGTATGTGTCTTACAGTGAGAGGTTAGAACAGGGCCCTTCTCCACTCTCGGGGCCTTGGTTTCACTGGCAGAAATGGGGGCGGAGCCTTGAACTGCAGGTGGACCGGATTCTTTGGCGACACTGCTGTTGTCCGCGGTGACCAGCTGCTGATGGGTCCGCGGGGTGAGCTGGGGCCCGTTGAGCTGCTCTGGTATCCTAACCTCACCCGGGTTCGGCTTGGGCCCACTCAGAGCCCCAAATCCAGAGCCAAGGACTGAGGACTAACAGACAGAGCAAGACAGTtgatagtgtgtctgtgtgaaagcCTGTACAGATATGTATAACcatgaaaagtgtgtgtgtgtggctggctgCCTCACCAGGGCACCGTGGGTGTAGCTAGTGCCAGAGGCAGCACTGGCATAGCTGTGTGTGGCGGTGCGAGCGCAGTTGTGGTGAGAGTTGGTGAACACCAGGCTCTGGCCCCCCACGCACACAGGGGCAGGGGGCTCCATGCCACCCAGatccgcctccacaccgcccgtCTTGGGCAGCAGCGAGCCCATGTCCACACTGGAGAGGAAAGAGGACGACCAGTACATTTACAATGGGACACTGAGTGGATAGTTTAGTGTTGTACCCTGATACTACTTCTTTGCCAAAATGAAATATCACTTCTATTTATGTATAATACCTCGCATTTATATATTGCTCTCTCCATGAGAAGTTGAGCAGAGTGAACACAATGGAAAAAATAATTAAGTAACTGGACGAAAGGAGATTCAGAGATTGAGGTATTGCACACAACGGGTTCAGCTATGTGCTCGTAACCATCATCTCCATTATTTTACAAGCAGATATAGAGAGAACTTATTACATATACCCACAACTCAtatttggggcagcagggtagcctagtggttagagcattggactagtaactggaaggttgcaagttcaaacccccgagctgacaaggtacaattctgtcgttctgcccctgaacaggcagttaacccactgttcctaggccttcattgaaaataagaatttgttcttaattgacttgcctagttaaataaaggtaaaataaaaaataaataaatatcattACTATGAAACCTTCGCATTCCAACCCAAAGCCATTTTACTGTTATTTGTGAGAATTCGTGCTGTAAGACTCGGGGAAAGACGACAGAGATCGAGTATTTCATGGGGTTAAGTGTGCGTTCCTGTGAGCATTAGATTGGAGCCCATACTTGTGTCCAGATGTGATGTGGTTCGCAGGAGCAGAGGCAGTGAACACTTTGGTTTCAGACAGCTGTTGATAAAAACAGAATATCAGGAAGAGAACCTTTGTTatgcgtgtgtgcttgtgtagCCACTGTAATATAAAGTCGAAAGTGGCAACCATCACTCACATCCTCATTCCAGTCTTCTGCAGCCCAGTCTTCCAAGTTGCCTCTCCATGTTCCTCCTATGATGGTAGGGGACAGTAGGGGTACGTGAGTTAGTCCTCATGTCCGACAGAGCTCAGTCAGCAGCACAATCagagttgtgttcattaggggCGCACAGAGCAAACACTAATGTATCACAAAGGAAAACAAAATACTTTCTTATTGGACAAACCCAGGTTGTCCATTCCAGTTTTAAAATCGGGTTTCTTCCTTttcggtgcctaatgaacacggtCCTGGTTGAGGCCAAACCGCACTGCTCCAACTGTGTCCAGGactatactactacaaccatGCTTTAACGCTCTAAAACCTACACCTCGAAAGGGAGTGGGCTACATTTCAGAACTCAGGCAAACCAATTTGACCGTATAGAGTGTCAAGATCAAGCTTATTGGTTACAGCGGAGACATTTAATCCCCTCCAggatcaagatccctgttgcctAAAATGTTTTGAGAGTTTCTTATTTTTAAATAGCCCCCCGTGTAGACATTCAGTAATACCATATACCCCGGAGTTGTACAGAAACGGTATGAAAATCCAGATACCGCCCAACCCTACTCACCTATACCATCTCCACCTTCGTTCCCCTCTGCTTCCCAAGTTTCCTGGTGAGACCCGCTAGAGTTAGCGTTGTAGTCGGCGGGGTTGAAGATCCTTAGGTGGGGAGAGGGTTAGGGGTTCATCTATGTGCTTGTAATCATTATTAAGCAACGCTATGATACAGTGAAACagccacatctacacacacttgTTAGatttactgcactgtcggaactagaagcacaagcatttcactacactcgcattaacatctgctaaccatttgtatgtgaccaataaattagatacacacagctgaataaacAAACAGCAGGAGATCGCCAGTGTGGATCTTCAACTCACCCCATCCCCTGAGAGGAGAACCTGTTCCCACCAGCTGCTCTTCCCCTTCCGCGACCCCCCAACCCtaaagacacacagaaacactacgTCTGACCTCTGCTGCAAGACACAAACCAATCCATTAAATTACATTACTAATGCCTGTGTTTTAAAACAGACATGTTTTCAGCACAAATGTCTGATATGTGTTGCTTCAAAACAGGTTAGAAGGGGGCATGGTACAGTATGGTGTGCATGCTGCTATGAGTCAGTTACATGTAGACTGGTAGAGAATTTTGAACAGACTGAACACCTGACACTACTTGCTTATCAGAAATCAGGGTTGGATTTCAGGCTGACAGCATTTGACAGGTCTTGGATCAGTATACGAGGATTGGCTTAGCCTAGACAGCTTAGGACATATGATAAATACATTTACAGACAGCAACTGCCATCACTGCCAGATCTGACTTTACCCCAACCAAAACAACCTCCCTGGCTTGTCCACCCCTTCTCCCCGTTCTATAGCAGCTGCAGGACagtagtgcattcagaaagtattcatacctcatgacttattccacattgtgttacagccCGAACACAAAATGGATTTAATAGatatttctcacccatctacacacaacaccacataaagacaaagtgaaaacctgttcatgttgtaaatgcattgaaaataacataatttacataataattcaaacccctttgctatgacaccccaaattgagctcaggtgcatctaaCTTATTTCCAATGtcactacaacttggagtccacctgtggccaattcaattgtttggacagtTTATAtaatggtcccacagttgacagcgcacgccagagcagaaactataccatgaagtccaaggaaccgTCTCTAGATCCCcgagatagaattgtgatgaggcaaaTATCTGGGGAAGGCTATAAAACTATTTCTATAGTGTTGGAAATTTCCTAGAGCGAAGTGGTCTCCATCCTTGagaaattgaaaaaatatggaGCTACCCAGACTCAGCCTAGAACTGGCCgtccaaccaaactgagcaactgggCAAGAAGCACTGACAGAACTAGAgcgttccttggctgagatggaagaatctgccagaaggacaacagtctctacagtggccagacagaagtcacTCCAGAGAAAAAGTTACATTACAGTGTGCctgaagtttgcaaaaaggcatgtgAAAGACATACGGGTAAAGtttgtggtcagatgaaaccaaaatgtaactctttggcctgaacgtaaagtgctatgtctggagaaaaccagtctaacaccatccctactgtgaagcatggtggcggcagcatcatgcgtggggatgcttttcagcagcagggactggaagactgaTAAGCATAAAgtgaacaatgaatggagccaaatacagtcAAATCCTTGAGAAcatgcttcagagtgcaaacgagAGACTGAGGCTAAGATTTACATTCCAAAAggaaaatgaccctaagcacaaagccatgctggaatggcttcagaacaagaatgtgaaagtcattgagtgacccagccagtcTGCAGAAAGACTTGCAGATTGCTTTTCACCAccactccccatctaacttaacagcgcttgagaaaatctgcaagcaAGAAtgagagaaaatccccaaatccagatgtctATGGTATGTATATCAGCCTTGCACAACTCAATGCTGTTATCACCACCCACGGTGCTTAtataaagtattgactcaggagtgtgaatacttaagtaaattaggaaatttattgaaaatgaaatgcataAATATCTAACATCTCtagaaacatgttttcactgttattatggggtattgtgtgtagattggtgagaaatTAGAtatcattttaaattcaggctgtaacaaaatgtgaaataggTCAAAGGAATACTTTGAAGATTGTATATTTCACACACAATGGCACTTACAAGAATTGCTGGGCGACACAAATGGACATATCGCcaactaaaccccccccccccatcaactaGATACCCACTTTATATGCCATTTTGGGGAGGATTAATGTAGAGGCTGTTGTATAGCATGGCAAAGTGGAATCTTGTGGGCAGGGTGTGGCAAGGTACAACAAGGCTCAGTGGGACATTAGTTCAGGTTGGCCAGTACCAGTAACGTAGTATAATGGGCAAAAAAACAGATTTGACAAGGTGCAGGTAGACAGAACAGAGCACTTAGGAAAAAAAATAAGTGTCTGCAAACTGTAGCGCTCCCGATGCAATGGATTTATCAAATAATCAACACTTAATAATATCAGAGCTATAGAATTCAGATACAtgacatggccaaaagtatgtgtacacacccttcaaatgagtggattcggctatttcagccatacaaGTTGCagacaggtgtgtaaaatcgaAGCGCACAGCCATGCCATCTGCAGACACAacggcagtagaatggcctgggaccgtcataggatgctaccttttcAAGTCGGTTTgttacatttctgccctgctagagctgccccggtcaactgtaggtgctgttattgCAAAGTGGAAATATCTAGGAGAAACAGCTCATCTGGAAAATAATAGGTCCCACAAGCTCAAaggaacaggaccgccgagtgctgaagcatgtaaacATTGCGTCCTtggtgcaacactcactactgagttccaaactgcctctggaagcaatgtcagcacaagaaccgttcgtcgggagcttcatgaaataggtttctaTGGCCAAGCAGCCGTATAGAACCTTACGATCACCATACGCAGCATTTGGCTGGATTGGTGTAAAGCTtgtcaccattggactctggagcagtggaaaagcatCCTGTGGAGTGATAAAACACACTTCACCATCGCACAGTCCAACGAACACatttgggtttggtggatgccaggtgaaagctacctgccccaatgcatagggccacctgtaaagtttggtggaggaggaataatggtttgggcaaggccccttagttccagtgaagggaaatcttaatgcacagcatacaatgacattctagatgattctgcgcttcaactttgtggcaacagttcagggaatgccctttcctgtttcagcatgacaatgtccccatgcACAAAGAAAGGtgtatacagaaatggtttgagatcagagtggaagaacttgactggcctgcacagagccctgacctcaaccccatcaaacacctttgggatgaattggaactccgactgagagccaggcctaatcgcccaacattagtgTACGAGCTCACTAATGCTCTCATGGCTGAacagaagcaagtccccgcaggaatgttccaacatctagtggaaagccttcccagaagagtggaggctgttatagcagcaaagagggaccAACTGCATATTAATGGCtaagattttggaatgagatgtttgacgagcaggtgtccacctaCTTTTGTCTATGTAGTGTACATAATTTTCATAGTAGTATTTACCTCTGCCAGCAACGCCTCTCCCCCTGCGACCACGGTCAGCCACTTTATCCCCAGAACACATTTCAAACCCATTCTCTTCTGGCCGAACTGAAAAGGAGAGGCAAAGGGAGAAACAATTACGTATAAGTCAACACACAAGCAAAAACAAAGAGATATGATTTATGTAACACACTTCCTATCATATCTCCCCCTTGGGTGTgttccccctcaccctctctgctGCGGTTGGCTCCACGGCCCCTCCTGTTGGGGACTCCGCGGCTCCGGCTTGCCTCGcgatctcctctcttctctcggtTGTCCTTCATCTCCGAGGgacccccctccttccctcgcaCCTTTTTCCCAACTGTCTCCCAGGTGGTCTGACAGACAAAGATACCTTATTGCAAACACGAAGACACTCAACACTAAATAAGCAAACTTGGAAAATGGGTACTAGATTTGGTTATGAGAATATATTGATGCAAACTTGGTACTGAATAGTCAAGTGGTTGAAGGGGCTATCAATTATCAAATATTTTTCTTTAAATTGATGTGTACTCATGgattcttaaagaatataacttAAAATGCCACAGCTTGCATCCTGCCAGAAGCCAAAATACAACCGTGTTTTACACCTTTGTgtaaaaatgtaaacaaacacttttgccacaaaacatggttaaaaaaaacaataattttTATTTCATGGGTGGTCAGTCCATAAGTCAGACTATGAATTTGATAGTGgctacatttcttcagcctcatcACTAAGCTGTTTATCAAAACAGTAGCTGGGAGACCGCTTTGTAGTTGTTGGAACTACAGATTACGCCTTTAATGAGAGTTAGTGGCACTGGATGAGTCAGAGCAAGGGTGAAGGTGAGCGTCTTTCGGGGACCCTCACTGTGTCAGAGGTGCTTTCCAGCAGGAAATTGATGGCTCTGTTGACATCCTCATTGCAGTCATGGAGGGCCACCATGCACTCATCTTGGGTCTTCCCAGTCACCTCAATCAGCTGTGGGAACACAATCAGCACGTGTGCACAACAACTCAGCTTTATTTACACAAGCACACCCACACAGATGTGGGGCTAGTGTGCATTGGTACTGAACTTAATCATACACGTATTAGGCTACATAAATTCTCCACATTTTCACAACTTGTTTCACACTGTACTCACCTGTTTGACCTTATCCTCAAAGTCAGCATCATTTTTGTCATAGATCATCTGGGCAAGCCGAATCTGTTCTGCTGTGGCCTGCATTCAAAGAGGGCAGTTACACACATGTCAACTCTATTGTTGGTTTGTGTAATGGCAGGAATAACATGAGAACCAAAGGTTCACTGTGTACATAGTGTTGCTAATCTGAAAGTGTGTATGAAACTCACTTGTATCTGTTTCTGTGggtgtgtggtttgtgtggtAGTGGGCAGCGCTCTGTCCCGAGTTCCTCGAGCTGGATTGCTGACCACTGAAGtcatcatatacagtatatacaaaacaATGTATGTACAAAATAGAAAAATCTGAAACATATGAGGGGGGACATCAATCAGTGAAAGGGACATCAATAATTTCAACCTGCTAGACAAACCTTGGATCTCTGTAGTGTATACAGTACGGAGTCTTGCTTTTGTTAACTTTTCCATGTTAGACTAACCCCATCCATTACCCCTCATGTTTAAATTTAGACATCAAAACCAGGGGGAGGCTGTTCTGGTGTCAGCTTACATCTCTCATGCACAGTCAAAAACAGTTTCACAAACATAGCTCGATGTACAGGTCAAACAAGCGTCACACATACATCTGACTAAGGTTAGAACATCATAACCTCAAGTTTATTAAATGGCACCTTTGAGTATTGACTACTTATAAAACAGGACAATTATGTTGCTCTGTATTGACATGGCCAAGTAGTTTGGTATGGCTGTGAATGACGCTAAGCTAGCTAACGTAGCTTAGTCAACTATTTTTGAAAGTTCTAGCGAGGGCCTTGTGCAAACCACAGCGCCAAGTCCAAATCATGGGCAGCCATTTGGGGTGGCAAAAAACGAATTTGCGCCGTGCCAGGGATTCATGTGCCCGTGAAGTTAATCAAAACAGTAACGTTTGTTAGCTAAATTAGGCCTCACTACCGGACTGGCAAGTGGCTATAGTAGATTGCCTAGGTAGTTAGCTGAAAAACCAACTGATTAATGTAATAATGATAGTGCGTAGCTGGCTTGTTAGCACTCGTCTCGCTAACATTAAACAGATGCCATTATTAGTTATTGTGACAGCTGCGTTCTCTTATCCGGGTGGGAACACATGAACAAACTAGTTGATTATAGTAACTACTGTTAAATTAGCTAGTAAATTAGGCTAAGGTAGTTAGCTAGCCAATTTAGACGAGTCTCCTCGTTATTGAACGAAAATGAATCTTACTAAAGTATTTCTGAGCAGGATTAACGTTACGTTAACTACTTCCAACAATCAGTGCGTCCCAAAAGtatagcttcagagtttgtttaATTCGATGATTCACATGTCAAGAGGATGACCAACGTTGACTTgctaacattagttagctaaAATATTGCCAAGAAAAAGTAACAGTATTTGTTCAAATATACAAATTGAGCCTGGACAAAGCCCAAATGTACTAATTGCCTCAACCTTAAATATCCAGATGTTTTAGGTAATAACCCCATAACGCCACATAGATAAGCATGCTTACGACGTTATAGCAGATCACTTTCGACAAAAATAAACAATGTTGAGGACGAAACTCTTTGTGTAACCGGCTAGCTAGCTACTAAGTAGCTAGCTAAGCTACTGGTCGCTCCCATTGGAGCAGAAACATCAGTGACCCAACACAGGTCATCTTATGTTAAATTAGCTAATCAAATGTAGTAACGTTTACTATGTACACCTTGTAAAGTACTATGGCGTACCCGAAACGATTTGCTAGCAAGAAGCGTGTGAACATGGCTAGCTAGTCAGTAGTTAGCTACTTGACCCGTGGGTTAGCTGATAGCATGCTAGCAAATCTTTCTAGCATTTGAAAACGTTCGCACAATGCAATTGCTACGGCAGGGCTAGAATCTCCTAGCTCCATCCGCACCTCGTCGTCGCTTAAGTGGTTAACTGGTAACGTCAAATGATGGCCCGGTCTGTCTCTTCGCGAATAGTATTACTGAAGTCAATCAAACCCATACAACAAATGCACGAACTGTATTTTTCGTCAATGTTATCATAACAAacctttttatt
The genomic region above belongs to Oncorhynchus mykiss isolate Arlee chromosome 6, USDA_OmykA_1.1, whole genome shotgun sequence and contains:
- the LOC110525392 gene encoding ubiquitin-associated protein 2 isoform X3; the protein is MMTSVVSNPARGTRDRALPTTTQTTHPQKQIQATAEQIRLAQMIYDKNDADFEDKVKQLIEVTGKTQDECMVALHDCNEDVNRAINFLLESTSDTTTWETVGKKVRGKEGGPSEMKDNREKRGDREASRSRGVPNRRGRGANRSREVRPEENGFEMCSGDKVADRGRRGRGVAGRGLGGRGRGRAAGGNRFSSQGMGIFNPADYNANSSGSHQETWEAEGNEGGDGIGGTWRGNLEDWAAEDWNEDLSETKVFTASAPANHITSGHNVDMGSLLPKTGGVEADLGGMEPPAPVCVGGQSLVFTNSHHNCARTATHSYASAASGTSYTHGALSSVLGSGFGALSGPKPNPGEVRIPEQLNGPQLTPRTHQQLVTADNSSVAKESGPPAVQGSAPISASETKAPRVEKGPVLTSHLDLKMQPEPSSVLSQLAQRQQQAQHSSLPQAEPLSLPPQVPTPPGHYDAGPPPPRDGPSLDHQAPMAEPPQRQIKTQRRRVPPPSKIPSSAVEMPGSADVSGLNVQFGALDFDSEPSVIDMGHQAEPARDLAPTAVPQPQSSLFSKPGPVSEPLGSLSSMPPSISDPSFPSLGLPSATPSPSLGLPSAAPPSTSSASRVDNGPVQRMPPHLGYPQSKDAPAAPLTNGYGGVRTQGPEDSMSLVSRTPKPQSPPMSSDSGPVHHVPSPAPTPSYSAPLPSVSSHVTSTYSSGSALSTSSSLTVSTVSSSGVNMTSEESSSLHAFSSSSGPSINAAVSSSNGMMHVPGAPGLSTNGNTTLSAAGRTAQPQPLLNTTSGKAPPNLAQGLPPLLANQYIMGPGGLLPAYPQIYGYEDLQMLQSRLPMDYYGVAFPGTTATMPGRDGLANNPYSGEATKFGRGDSSSPAPPNSLSQGPSTQPQQPPQAQSQGLGQSQGQQNQAFLNPPLPPGYGYTGLPYYAGMPGVPSAFQYGPTVFVPPASAKQPNMGLGNPSSQYHQQHQPSYGQHAYGTAFDDLSQGHAGEYSKGGYGGSAQSQAKSAGSGPGKAPGLSSSGSSGGVADIGASMYSKTQSFDKQGFHAGTPPPFSLPSALGGTGPLNPGGAPGYAPPPFLHILPAHQQPHSQLLHHHLTQDGQGGPGQRNQSSSMQQKSQGSKSSYGSPYWAN
- the LOC110525392 gene encoding ubiquitin-associated protein 2 isoform X4 encodes the protein MMTSVVSNPARGTRDRALPTTTQTTHPQKQIQATAEQIRLAQMIYDKNDADFEDKVKQLIEVTGKTQDECMVALHDCNEDVNRAINFLLESTSDTTTWETVGKKVRGKEGGPSEMKDNREKRGDREASRSRGVPNRRGRGANRSREVRPEENGFEMCSGDKVADRGRRGRGVAGRGLGGRGRGRAAGGNRFSSQGMGIFNPADYNANSSGSHQETWEAEGNEGGDGIGGTWRGNLEDWAAEDWNEDLSETKVFTASAPANHITSGHNVDMGSLLPKTGGVEADLGGMEPPAPVCVGGQSLVFTNSHHNCARTATHSYASAASGTSYTHGALSSVLGSGFGALSGPKPNPGEVRIPEQLNGPQLTPRTHQQLVTADNSSVAKESGPPAVQGSAPISASETKAPRVEKGPVLTSHLDLKMQPEPSSVLSQLAQRQQQAQHSSLPQAEPLSLPPQVPTPPGHYDAGPPPPRDGPSLDHQAPMAEPPQRQIKTQRRRVPPPSKIPSSAVEMPGSADVSGLNVQFGALDFDSEPSVIDMGHQAEPARDLAPTAVPQPQSSLFSKPGPVSEPLGSLSSMPPSISDPSFPSLGLPSATPSPSLGLPSAAPPSTSSASRVDNGPVQRMPPHLGYPQSKDAPAAPLTVSHQHWICQNGYGGVRTQGPEDSMSLVSRTPKPQSPPMSSDSGPVHHVPSPAPTPSYSAPLPSVSSHVTSTYSSGSALSTSSSLTMTSEESSSLHAFSSSSGPSINAAVSSSNGMMHVPGAPGLSTNGNTTLSAAGRTAQPQPLLNTTSGKAPPNLAQGLPPLLANQYIMGPGGLLPAYPQIYGYEDLQMLQSRLPMDYYGVAFPGTTATMPGRDGLANNPYSGEATKFGRGDSSSPAPPNSLSQGPSTQPQQPPQAQSQGLGQSQGQQNQAFLNPPLPPGYGYTGLPYYAGMPGVPSAFQYGPTVFVPPASAKQPNMGLGNPSSQYHQQHQPSYGQHAYGTAFDDLSQGHAGEYSKGGYGGSAQSQAKSAGSGPGKAPGLSSSGSSGGVADIGASMYSKTQSFDKQGFHAGTPPPFSLPSALGGTGPLNPGGAPGYAPPPFLHILPAHQQPHSQLLHHHLTQDGQGGPGQRNQSSSMQQKSQGSKSSYGSPYWAN